In Candidatus Scalindua japonica, a single genomic region encodes these proteins:
- a CDS encoding undecaprenyl-diphosphate phosphatase produces MLLKSIILGLIQGLTEFLPISSSGHLVIVENLLNMETQGVVWEIALHFSTLLAIFGVFYKDIFSILKSACLSFKKLFSGESIINIFNNDPDTRIFLLIIIGTIPTVLIAFFFRNSFESLFNKPGVAGYMLILTGTLLWFTKYNLRRKSNKEHLGIFDALIIGTVQGLAITPGISRSGSTIATATYRGIDRETSARFSFLLVIPVILGAMTMMAKETITLKSDEMLFLVIGSVVAGITGYISLRILMRIVTNGKLHLFSYYCWSVGLFVIIYFI; encoded by the coding sequence ATGTTATTAAAATCAATAATTCTGGGACTAATACAGGGGTTGACAGAATTTTTACCGATCAGCAGTTCCGGACATCTCGTAATCGTTGAAAATTTATTAAATATGGAAACCCAGGGTGTTGTTTGGGAGATAGCATTACATTTCAGTACGCTTTTGGCCATATTCGGTGTTTTCTACAAAGATATATTCTCAATCTTAAAAAGCGCTTGCCTGTCCTTCAAAAAACTCTTCTCTGGTGAAAGTATTATTAATATTTTTAATAACGACCCCGATACGCGCATTTTTCTTCTGATAATAATTGGAACAATACCTACCGTCTTAATAGCGTTCTTCTTCAGGAACTCGTTCGAAAGTCTTTTCAACAAACCTGGAGTTGCAGGGTATATGCTAATCTTAACCGGTACGCTACTATGGTTTACCAAGTATAATTTAAGGAGAAAAAGCAATAAAGAACATTTGGGGATTTTTGATGCCTTGATAATTGGAACGGTACAGGGGCTTGCAATAACCCCCGGTATATCACGTTCAGGTTCAACAATAGCAACAGCTACTTACAGGGGAATTGACAGAGAGACATCTGCCAGGTTCTCCTTTCTGTTAGTCATACCTGTGATTCTTGGGGCAATGACAATGATGGCAAAAGAGACCATTACTCTTAAAAGTGATGAAATGTTATTTCTTGTAATCGGAAGTGTTGTTGCCGGCATAACCGGCTACATTTCTTTACGCATCTTAATGAGAATTGTTACGAATGGAAAGTTACATCTTTTCTCTTATTACTGTTGGTCGGTTGGGTTGTTTGTAATCATTTATTTCATATGA
- a CDS encoding CPBP family intramembrane glutamic endopeptidase produces MNDYLTRSRNLPKSFLFILPLLVFYEIGLVLYGTETKNTAGIIVKKPFEIFGDNAALVFNSLIIIISFCSIFYIEKKNHLSYRIFIPMFFESVVYGFAIGYVTLFFVHGYLPFDISNSYVQSFIKGIIISLGAGIYEEILFRMLLLSALYFIIIKALRINPIIGSFISILICAFIFSIMHYIGPSSDNFSISSFSFRLVAGIILSAIFVFRGLGIAVYTHAIYDILVIQKAYIIT; encoded by the coding sequence ATGAATGACTATCTGACACGATCCAGGAATCTACCGAAAAGTTTTCTTTTTATTTTGCCACTTTTAGTGTTTTATGAAATTGGCTTAGTCCTATATGGCACTGAAACAAAAAATACTGCCGGCATTATCGTAAAAAAACCATTTGAGATTTTTGGAGATAACGCAGCCCTGGTATTCAACTCCTTAATTATCATCATCTCCTTCTGCTCGATATTTTATATTGAGAAAAAAAATCACTTGAGTTACAGAATTTTCATTCCTATGTTTTTTGAAAGTGTGGTTTATGGTTTTGCCATTGGGTACGTTACACTGTTTTTTGTACATGGATATTTACCATTTGATATTAGTAACTCATATGTACAAAGTTTCATAAAAGGAATAATTATCTCTTTAGGCGCAGGTATATATGAAGAAATACTCTTTCGGATGCTTCTGTTAAGCGCTCTTTACTTTATAATAATCAAGGCTTTGAGGATCAACCCGATAATAGGTTCTTTTATAAGCATACTAATATGCGCTTTCATTTTTTCTATCATGCATTATATAGGACCATCATCTGATAATTTCTCTATAAGCAGTTTCTCATTTCGTCTGGTTGCCGGGATTATTTTATCTGCTATCTTTGTTTTTAGAGGCTTAGGGATTGCAGTGTATACACATGCAATTTATGATATTCTGGTAATCCAGAAGGCTTATATCATAACATAG
- a CDS encoding UbiX family flavin prenyltransferase — translation MENIIVGITGASGAVYGQRLLQALSDKSYPIHLSVSEAAIKVIESELNLTLNLDKFNISKFIDRENHSITYHHISDIAASISSGTLKTKAMIIVPCSMNTLCSIANGIASNLIQRAASVTLKEGRKLIVMPRETPLTSIHLENMLKLSKEQTCILPAMPGYYYHPKTIDDQVDFMVGKVLDYLGIEYLPYTKKSYEVWRNINSELMTT, via the coding sequence ATGGAAAATATAATAGTGGGCATTACAGGGGCCAGTGGTGCAGTTTATGGGCAACGCCTCTTACAGGCTTTGAGTGACAAATCATATCCAATTCATTTAAGTGTATCAGAAGCAGCCATAAAAGTGATTGAGAGTGAATTAAACCTCACTTTAAACCTGGACAAGTTCAATATCAGCAAATTTATTGATAGGGAAAACCACAGCATAACTTATCACCATATATCAGATATTGCAGCATCCATCTCAAGCGGCACATTAAAAACTAAAGCAATGATTATAGTGCCATGCAGCATGAACACGCTCTGTTCAATAGCAAATGGTATTGCGTCAAATCTCATTCAACGCGCGGCAAGTGTTACTTTAAAAGAGGGAAGGAAATTAATTGTCATGCCTCGTGAAACGCCTTTAACGTCAATACATCTTGAAAATATGTTGAAATTGTCAAAAGAGCAAACCTGTATCCTGCCTGCCATGCCAGGATACTATTACCACCCGAAAACTATAGATGATCAGGTTGATTTCATGGTAGGAAAAGTCCTTGACTATCTTGGAATAGAGTATCTACCGTACACTAAAAAGAGTTATGAAGTGTGGAGAAATATCAATTCTGAATTAATGACTACTTAG
- the sppA gene encoding signal peptide peptidase SppA, with protein MDDNKKKSRTGFWISTSLAIFFFLCCVVLFISLIGLFVLKGAITTQVEDKSTKKLAETIIGGTGTDKILLIPLKGVITGQSSKKLFQETPSIVDSVKHQLEQARNDNNIKAVILEINSPGGGITASDIIYKEILEFKEETNKKVIVSMQDVAASGAYYISAAADKIISHPTTITGSIGVIMPLINFANLAEKYGIEDNSIKSGDMKSIGSPLNKMSDAEKKVLYDIVDEMYTRFVNIIAVGRNMEIEDVRKLADGRIYTGKQALDNGLVDHLGYVNDAITLTKEITGLKDAKIIRYKRMFNLADVFTGSMDRLLCNPTIKFSLNVSTENDSPGFMYLWTGYQQNYLFKWPTFN; from the coding sequence ATGGATGACAATAAGAAAAAAAGTAGAACAGGCTTCTGGATTTCAACTTCACTGGCAATATTCTTTTTTCTTTGCTGTGTTGTATTATTCATTTCGTTGATAGGACTATTCGTTTTAAAAGGCGCTATTACAACACAGGTTGAAGACAAAAGCACCAAAAAGCTTGCTGAGACTATAATAGGGGGAACGGGCACCGACAAAATTCTTCTTATTCCATTAAAGGGTGTTATTACCGGACAATCATCAAAGAAACTTTTTCAGGAAACGCCCAGTATCGTTGACAGTGTAAAACATCAACTCGAACAAGCACGGAATGATAACAACATAAAAGCGGTCATACTGGAAATTAACAGTCCTGGAGGCGGAATAACAGCAAGCGATATTATTTATAAAGAAATCCTGGAGTTTAAAGAGGAAACAAATAAGAAGGTAATTGTCAGCATGCAGGATGTTGCGGCATCAGGCGCTTATTATATTTCAGCTGCAGCAGACAAAATCATCTCCCATCCCACTACAATTACCGGAAGTATTGGAGTCATCATGCCCCTTATCAATTTTGCCAATCTAGCAGAGAAGTACGGCATTGAAGATAATTCTATAAAATCAGGTGATATGAAGAGTATTGGCTCACCTCTTAATAAAATGTCTGATGCTGAGAAAAAAGTGTTATATGACATTGTAGACGAAATGTATACAAGGTTTGTGAACATTATTGCCGTTGGTAGAAATATGGAAATAGAAGATGTTAGAAAGCTGGCGGATGGAAGAATATATACAGGGAAACAGGCATTGGATAACGGGCTGGTAGACCACTTGGGCTATGTCAATGATGCAATCACTTTAACCAAAGAGATAACAGGTCTAAAAGATGCAAAAATTATAAGATACAAAAGGATGTTTAATCTGGCAGACGTCTTTACTGGTTCAATGGATCGTCTATTGTGTAACCCAACAATCAAGTTTAGTTTAAATGTCTCAACAGAAAATGATTCCCCAGGATTTATGTACTTATGGACAGGGTACCAACAAAACTACCTCTTCAAATGGCCCACATTCAATTGA
- a CDS encoding response regulator, whose protein sequence is MLQGRIMKNDTLHNRQKESKRSSGPGLIKQLIVLALIPALIVGGFMAILLFGEFDAKKKAEQIKSITDYMVVANQVVHQLQRECGISAGYIASNGSNMKEAMKKQRRLTDKYYTVMDKDTKSLNMAKLGYKFARRANISSRKLLELPSIREKISSLTIENNESNAHYSEIIDDIIATFQEASVIIKDSKLSFPFTACINLIMAKEMASSERAILTGFATVDKPVTEAEIHTWMQAYKGQNALLAVFKYQITEEQQNEFHTKMSESNITAVKNMRKQISKNLSNGNFGLKPESVITATTGRIDDLKQVEDAQLQELLKKATVLSSEKIISVIIYSGLTGGSAIAMFVLCFLIARSITKPITTLSKAAKSVAAGELNHNIEIKSGREIEELADSFNDMISNLRLTMKKNDTHNWLKTGQMELNVKMRGEQDTETLGNNIIGFLTEYLNAQIGILYMSDKDNRLKLIGSYAYSQRNSISNEFMPGEGLVGQAAIEKKHILLTNCPDDSININSGIVAATPKHILIFPLIFNNKVRGVVEIGSLHQFHDISITLLEQVAEGIAIALNTVTSRNRTEILLKQTQQQSEELLAREEALHQSNEELEKNTIALKESEVRLQNQQEELRQINEELEEQKEYVEKKNKDLQDARKTIEERARELEQSSKYKSEFLANMSHELRTPLNSILLLSRLLAENKDGSLSEDHVESVLSIYSSGNDLLGLINDVLDLSKVEAGKMDLQIEDMYLQDFCNNIKRNFQHTAKEKGISLNIEITDGLPEYIRTDELRVEQVVKNFLSNAFKFTSEGSVSLQISRTNELQKSKSDQIKSISFSVIDTGIGIPEDKQKVIFEAFKQADGTTSRKYGGTGLGLSISKELAHLLNGKIQMKSTCGKGSTFTLYLPETFDPETKIIKKDPVSSSVNIEPETYISNRREMQANRKEIEENIKDDRKTISEEDKSVLIIEDDPAFLKILRDLTREHGFKCLVAGDGKTGLQFVDYYKPSGIILDVNLPGINGWTVMARLKDNPETRHIPVHFISASDNKFDAIKMGAIDYVTKPVSPEVINQVFAKFNKIISKPVKDLLVVEDNSEQADMISSIIGSGDVRVTIASTAVEAYNKILSGVFDCMVLDISLPDMPGVELLNKIRTNEELFQLPVIVYTGKELTKKEKKLIDEFAATTITKGAGSHRKLLDETTLFLHRVEANLPETQQKILRRIHDKEAILAGKKILVVDDDMRNVFSIKKVLEDKDIKILIGKNGKEGLTCLNDNPDIHLVLMDIMMPEMNGYTAIKEIRKQERFKNLPVIALTAKAMKGDRAKCIEAGANDYLAKPFDIDRLFSMLRVWLY, encoded by the coding sequence ATGTTACAAGGCAGAATTATGAAAAATGACACTCTTCACAATAGACAGAAGGAATCTAAACGATCTTCAGGACCAGGACTGATAAAACAGTTGATTGTATTGGCACTGATCCCGGCCCTTATAGTAGGCGGTTTCATGGCAATTCTGCTGTTTGGTGAATTTGATGCGAAAAAAAAGGCTGAACAGATCAAGAGTATCACTGACTATATGGTAGTAGCCAACCAGGTCGTTCACCAGTTACAGAGGGAGTGCGGAATATCTGCCGGATATATTGCCAGTAATGGAAGTAATATGAAAGAGGCGATGAAGAAGCAGAGACGACTTACAGACAAGTATTACACGGTTATGGACAAAGACACAAAATCATTGAATATGGCAAAGCTTGGTTATAAATTTGCCAGACGCGCAAATATCTCATCAAGAAAACTATTGGAACTGCCTTCTATCCGAGAAAAAATTTCTTCATTAACAATCGAAAATAATGAATCCAATGCACACTATTCTGAGATAATAGACGACATCATCGCGACATTTCAAGAGGCAAGCGTTATTATTAAGGACTCTAAACTTTCATTTCCATTTACGGCCTGTATAAATCTCATCATGGCGAAAGAAATGGCAAGCAGTGAAAGGGCAATTTTAACCGGGTTTGCAACAGTAGACAAACCTGTCACTGAGGCAGAAATACATACCTGGATGCAAGCATATAAAGGACAGAATGCTTTACTCGCGGTTTTTAAATATCAGATTACAGAAGAGCAACAGAATGAGTTTCATACAAAAATGAGTGAGTCAAATATAACGGCGGTAAAAAATATGCGTAAACAAATCAGTAAAAATCTTTCAAACGGTAATTTTGGACTGAAACCAGAATCTGTTATTACTGCTACAACCGGACGGATTGATGATCTGAAACAAGTTGAAGATGCTCAACTCCAGGAACTCCTTAAAAAAGCAACAGTATTATCCTCGGAAAAAATAATTTCTGTTATTATTTATTCCGGTTTGACTGGTGGGTCTGCAATCGCAATGTTTGTGCTGTGTTTTCTTATAGCAAGGAGTATAACCAAACCTATAACTACACTTTCAAAAGCAGCAAAAAGTGTCGCGGCAGGAGAACTCAACCACAATATTGAAATAAAATCCGGAAGAGAAATTGAAGAATTAGCGGATAGCTTTAACGATATGATATCCAACTTACGCCTGACGATGAAAAAGAATGACACCCACAACTGGCTCAAAACCGGCCAAATGGAACTGAATGTAAAAATGCGAGGTGAGCAGGATACTGAAACATTGGGCAATAATATCATTGGATTCCTAACCGAATATTTAAACGCACAGATTGGGATATTATATATGTCTGATAAAGATAATCGCCTTAAACTAATAGGTAGTTATGCATACTCCCAACGAAATAGTATTTCGAATGAGTTTATGCCAGGTGAGGGACTGGTGGGTCAGGCGGCAATAGAGAAAAAACATATTCTTTTAACAAATTGTCCTGATGATTCTATCAATATTAACTCTGGCATAGTAGCAGCGACTCCAAAACATATCCTGATTTTTCCATTAATATTCAATAACAAGGTAAGAGGTGTTGTTGAAATCGGATCTTTACACCAATTTCATGATATTTCAATTACCTTACTGGAACAGGTTGCGGAGGGCATTGCTATTGCGTTGAATACTGTTACATCCAGAAATCGTACTGAGATCCTTCTTAAACAGACACAGCAACAGTCAGAAGAACTACTGGCACGTGAAGAGGCTCTACACCAAAGCAATGAGGAACTTGAAAAAAATACCATTGCTTTAAAAGAATCTGAAGTAAGACTGCAGAACCAACAAGAAGAGCTTCGTCAGATCAACGAAGAGCTTGAGGAACAAAAAGAGTATGTAGAAAAAAAGAACAAGGACCTGCAAGATGCAAGAAAGACTATTGAGGAACGAGCCAGGGAACTGGAACAAAGCAGTAAATATAAATCTGAATTCCTTGCCAATATGTCCCATGAACTCAGAACTCCATTAAATAGCATCCTCCTTTTATCAAGGCTCCTTGCTGAAAACAAAGACGGCAGTTTATCAGAGGACCATGTAGAATCAGTTCTATCAATTTATTCATCAGGTAACGACTTACTTGGGCTTATTAACGATGTGCTGGACCTGTCAAAAGTAGAAGCAGGCAAGATGGATCTCCAGATAGAAGATATGTATTTACAGGATTTTTGTAACAATATAAAACGAAATTTTCAGCATACTGCCAAAGAAAAAGGTATCAGCTTGAATATTGAGATCACAGATGGGTTACCGGAGTATATTCGTACTGACGAACTGAGAGTTGAGCAGGTTGTGAAAAACTTCCTTTCTAACGCATTCAAATTTACTTCAGAAGGAAGTGTGTCATTACAAATTAGCCGTACAAATGAATTACAAAAAAGTAAATCAGACCAGATTAAGAGTATTTCATTTTCCGTTATAGATACAGGAATTGGTATTCCGGAAGACAAACAAAAAGTAATCTTTGAAGCATTTAAACAAGCTGATGGCACTACAAGTAGAAAGTATGGTGGAACAGGGCTTGGGTTGTCCATTTCAAAAGAGCTTGCCCACTTGCTTAATGGAAAAATTCAGATGAAAAGTACATGTGGAAAGGGAAGCACCTTTACGCTTTATCTCCCGGAAACATTTGACCCGGAAACTAAAATAATAAAAAAAGACCCAGTATCATCATCAGTAAATATCGAACCAGAAACATACATCAGTAACAGACGGGAAATGCAAGCAAACCGGAAAGAGATAGAGGAAAACATCAAAGATGACAGAAAAACAATTTCAGAAGAAGACAAATCCGTACTTATTATTGAGGACGATCCTGCATTCTTAAAAATCCTGAGGGATTTAACACGTGAACATGGCTTTAAGTGTCTAGTCGCAGGAGATGGGAAAACAGGTCTTCAATTCGTGGATTATTACAAACCCAGTGGTATAATCCTGGACGTAAACCTTCCTGGCATCAACGGATGGACTGTTATGGCAAGGCTGAAAGACAACCCGGAAACCCGTCACATACCTGTTCATTTCATATCCGCATCTGACAATAAGTTCGATGCTATAAAAATGGGAGCAATAGATTACGTGACAAAACCGGTAAGCCCTGAAGTGATTAACCAGGTATTTGCAAAATTTAATAAAATAATATCAAAACCCGTAAAAGACCTCCTTGTCGTAGAAGATAATTCGGAACAGGCAGATATGATATCAAGTATAATTGGCAGTGGAGATGTCAGAGTCACGATTGCCTCAACTGCCGTAGAAGCCTATAACAAAATATTATCCGGTGTGTTTGACTGTATGGTGTTAGACATTAGCCTTCCTGATATGCCGGGTGTAGAATTACTCAATAAGATCAGAACAAATGAAGAACTCTTTCAACTGCCTGTCATTGTTTATACCGGCAAAGAACTTACGAAAAAAGAGAAAAAATTAATAGATGAATTCGCAGCAACAACTATTACTAAGGGAGCAGGTTCTCATCGAAAGCTCCTGGATGAGACGACTCTATTTCTACACCGTGTCGAAGCAAACCTTCCTGAAACACAACAAAAGATACTTCGAAGAATTCATGACAAAGAAGCTATTCTGGCCGGGAAAAAGATACTGGTTGTAGACGATGATATGCGAAATGTTTTCTCAATCAAAAAGGTCCTTGAAGACAAAGACATA